The DNA segment GAGCGGAAGTCTACAACAAGGTTGTTATAGCCGAAAGATGCGCCACGTTCTGTAAGCAAAATGTTTTTGTTACCGGTAGAGAACAGTTTATCCAAAGCTGGCTTCATGTCCCACGGTGCGACAAATTGTCCTTTCTTAACATTAATAACGCGACCTGTATTTGCAGCAGCAAGAAGAAGGCTGGTCTGGCGGCATAAAAATGCCGGAATCTGCATTACATCTGCCACTTCAGCAACCGGTTCGGCCTGATCTGGTTCGTGGATGTCGGTTACAACAGGTAAGCCAGTTTCTTCTTTAATGCGTGCCAGCCATTCTATCCCTTTAGTAAGTCCCGGTCCTCTGAAGCTGGACAAAGAAGTACGGTTTGCTTTGTCGTATGAGCTTTTGAAAATAGCTTTCAGACCGACAGCATCTGCAGCTTCTTTCACTGCGTGTGCGGTCTCCAGCGCAAGCTCAAAGCTTTCAAGAGCGCACGGTCCGGCAAAAATAAAGGGTTTGGTTGTCAGTTCTGCGTATAAAGCAGATCCGTTTTCGATATGTTTCATTTCGGTAATCCTCTTTGGGAATGTAAAGCGTAAAATTACTCGAATATATGGGGGATTGAAAGAGAAAATCGGGACATGCGAATGCATGCCCCGATTTTTATTAATGACAGACTATTGCCTCTGGTGTCTGGAGATATTTTGTTGCACTTTCCTTATCCATAATTTTGTCAAAGGGGTTGTAAAAAGGCTCTTCCCAGACCCTTTTTAAATACTTTTTTATGATGGAGTATCCTAAAAATAAGTAAGTTAGAATCGGGGGCAGGAGGAAGTCCCCTGCCCGCCGGAGGCATGTATATATTCGGTTAAAATTACTTCTTATTTGCTTTAGAAGCTTTGATGAACTCGCGGAACAATGGATGCGGGTTCATCGGAGTGGATTTGAACTCTGGGTGGAACTGACAAGCGAGGAACCAAGGGTGGTCTTTCACTTCAACAATCTCAACAAGAGTTTCATCCGGAGAAACACCGGAGAATACCATTCCTGCTTCTTCAAGGCGTTTGAAGTAAGCATTGTTGAATTCGTAACGGTGACGGTGACGTTCAGAAATCATATCTTCACCGTAAGCGGTGTGCGCATTGGTTTTTGCAATAACTTTACATGGGTATGCGCCAAGACGGAGTGTGCCGCCTTTATCAGTGTCTTCGTCACGTTTTTCAACAGCTTCTTTACGGAAGTCGTACCATTCTGTCATGAGGTAGATGATTGGCTCTTGAGCGTTTTCATCAAACTCAACAGAAGTTGCTTCTTTAATGCCCACT comes from the Halodesulfovibrio marinisediminis DSM 17456 genome and includes:
- the kdsA gene encoding 3-deoxy-8-phosphooctulonate synthase encodes the protein MKHIENGSALYAELTTKPFIFAGPCALESFELALETAHAVKEAADAVGLKAIFKSSYDKANRTSLSSFRGPGLTKGIEWLARIKEETGLPVVTDIHEPDQAEPVAEVADVMQIPAFLCRQTSLLLAAANTGRVINVKKGQFVAPWDMKPALDKLFSTGNKNILLTERGASFGYNNLVVDFRSFLIMQSFGVPVVFDATHSVQLPGGQGGSSGGDRSFVPRLSRAAVAAGVNGVFIETHPDPDNALCDGPNSWPLAKLPHLLRDLTALWSMNYES